A single genomic interval of Oceanithermus profundus DSM 14977 harbors:
- a CDS encoding DUF2267 domain-containing protein: MAATGLAVFDTTLQKTHAWLGEVMQELGTDDRHKAYLALRAVLHALRDRLTVEEVAQLGAQLPMLIRGFYYEGWDPTGKPLKERHKEEFLRHIYNYFKTTRYGEPDVDPEEVARAVFRVLARRVSEGEIEDVVRILPRELRELWPKATAV; the protein is encoded by the coding sequence ATGGCAGCCACCGGACTCGCGGTCTTCGACACCACACTGCAGAAGACGCACGCCTGGCTGGGCGAGGTCATGCAGGAGCTCGGGACCGACGACCGGCACAAGGCCTACCTGGCCTTGCGCGCCGTGCTGCACGCCTTGCGCGACCGCCTGACCGTCGAGGAAGTGGCGCAGCTGGGCGCCCAGCTCCCGATGCTGATCCGCGGCTTCTACTACGAGGGCTGGGACCCCACGGGCAAGCCCCTGAAGGAGCGCCACAAGGAAGAGTTCCTGCGCCACATCTACAACTACTTCAAGACCACCCGTTACGGCGAGCCGGACGTCGACCCCGAGGAGGTCGCCCGCGCCGTCTTCCGCGTGCTGGCCCGGCGCGTGAGCGAGGGGGAGATCGAGGACGTGGTGCGCATCCTGCCGCGCGAGCTGCGGGAGCTGTGGCCCAAGGCCACGGCCGTGTGA
- a CDS encoding large ribosomal subunit protein bL28, with protein sequence MSRVCEISGKRPTVARKITQRGKAKRLGGVGRKTTGIHKHWQAPNLRKVTIRVGGKPVTFRVAMSHVHKVYELAERAKGMKLEGLSEKQIKARLLALLDK encoded by the coding sequence ATGTCGAGAGTGTGCGAAATCAGCGGAAAACGGCCCACCGTGGCCCGTAAAATCACCCAGCGCGGTAAGGCCAAGCGGCTGGGCGGCGTCGGCCGCAAGACCACCGGCATCCACAAGCACTGGCAGGCCCCCAACCTGCGCAAGGTCACGATCCGCGTCGGCGGCAAGCCCGTCACCTTCCGCGTGGCCATGTCCCACGTGCACAAGGTCTACGAGCTGGCCGAGCGCGCCAAGGGCATGAAGCTCGAGGGGCTTTCCGAGAAGCAGATCAAGGCGCGCCTGCTCGCGCTGCTCGACAAGTAA
- a CDS encoding nitrite reductase, whose protein sequence is MRWSKALTVGLAALALGALAVAQGLTPEQMEEGKKIYFQQCAGCHGVLRKGATGKNLEPDKLKAAGKNVDYLKAIITNGFGGMPAWGKLGILTPEQIDLMAKFLLSPVPEPPPWTFEDIKNNWVVYVPVSKRPTQPETTRNWQNFFGVILRDMGQVAIVDGDTKELVKILPTGYATHILRSSKDGRYFYVIGRDGKAEIIDLWSKEPTLVAEAKVCLDARSIDTSKYEGYEGKYAVVGCYWPSNFVILDGQTLEPLKMVSTQGYVKSTGEFLRENRVASIVSSHFSPEWILNIKEGGQTWLVDYANIGLKGKPINVRMIDTERFLHDGGWAMDKRYFLVAANAAKKIVVIDAKTGEFVASIPVGDKPHPGRGANWVHPKYGPVWATGHIKDNKIAVIGTDPKGHPDYAWKVVKMIETPYPGNLFIKTHPKSPWLIVDFTVAPTPEANATLCAWKKEDLEKDPICWEVPGAKKLKARMVHIEFNKDGSEFWVSAWGNKDTPTFIVVYDSVTLQEKTRITGDWVRTPTGKFNVWNTANDIY, encoded by the coding sequence ATGCGATGGAGTAAGGCGTTAACGGTAGGTTTGGCGGCGCTGGCCCTGGGGGCCCTGGCCGTGGCGCAGGGGCTCACCCCCGAGCAGATGGAAGAGGGCAAGAAGATCTACTTCCAGCAATGCGCGGGGTGCCACGGGGTGCTGCGCAAAGGCGCGACGGGCAAGAACCTCGAACCCGACAAGCTCAAAGCGGCCGGCAAGAACGTGGACTACCTGAAGGCGATCATCACCAACGGCTTCGGGGGCATGCCCGCCTGGGGCAAGCTCGGCATCCTCACCCCGGAGCAGATCGACCTGATGGCCAAGTTCCTGCTCTCGCCGGTCCCCGAGCCCCCGCCCTGGACCTTCGAGGACATCAAGAACAACTGGGTGGTCTACGTCCCGGTGAGCAAGCGGCCCACCCAGCCGGAGACGACGCGCAACTGGCAGAACTTCTTCGGCGTGATCCTGCGTGACATGGGGCAGGTGGCCATCGTCGACGGCGACACCAAGGAGCTGGTCAAGATCCTGCCCACCGGCTACGCCACCCACATCCTGCGCTCGTCCAAGGACGGCCGCTACTTCTACGTGATCGGCCGCGACGGCAAGGCCGAGATCATCGACCTTTGGAGCAAGGAGCCGACGCTGGTGGCCGAGGCCAAGGTCTGCCTCGACGCCCGCAGCATCGACACCAGCAAGTACGAGGGGTACGAGGGCAAGTACGCCGTCGTGGGCTGCTACTGGCCCAGCAACTTCGTGATCCTCGACGGGCAGACGCTCGAGCCCCTGAAGATGGTCTCCACCCAGGGCTACGTCAAGAGCACCGGCGAGTTCCTGCGCGAGAACCGCGTGGCCTCGATCGTGAGCTCGCACTTCAGCCCCGAGTGGATCCTCAACATCAAGGAGGGCGGCCAGACCTGGCTCGTCGACTACGCCAACATCGGCCTCAAGGGCAAGCCGATCAACGTGCGCATGATCGACACCGAGCGCTTCCTCCACGACGGCGGCTGGGCGATGGACAAGCGCTACTTCCTGGTGGCGGCGAACGCGGCCAAGAAGATCGTGGTCATCGACGCCAAGACGGGCGAGTTCGTGGCCAGCATCCCCGTGGGCGACAAGCCCCACCCCGGCCGCGGCGCCAACTGGGTGCACCCCAAGTACGGCCCCGTCTGGGCGACCGGCCACATCAAGGACAACAAGATCGCGGTCATCGGCACCGACCCCAAGGGGCACCCCGACTACGCCTGGAAGGTCGTGAAGATGATCGAGACGCCCTACCCGGGCAACCTCTTCATCAAGACCCACCCGAAGAGCCCCTGGCTGATCGTCGACTTCACCGTCGCCCCCACCCCCGAGGCCAACGCCACGCTCTGCGCCTGGAAGAAGGAAGACCTCGAGAAGGACCCGATCTGCTGGGAGGTGCCGGGCGCCAAGAAGCTGAAGGCGCGCATGGTGCACATCGAGTTCAACAAGGACGGCAGCGAGTTCTGGGTCTCGGCCTGGGGCAACAAGGACACGCCGACCTTCATCGTCGTCTACGACAGCGTGACCCTGCAGGAGAAGACGCGCATCACCGGCGACTGGGTGCGCACCCCGACGGGTAAGTTCAACGTCTGGAACACGGCCAACGACATCTACTGA
- a CDS encoding sensor histidine kinase, which translates to MKLASRLVLAFALVALFASGITAALVWQAQQQRVHRFLDRDLPRAIEGQHPPAKPPRFFEEQQRLLRELREANLRAALIALVVALGVGGWLAWRMTRPVSELTRATRRYAEGDRDARARVRGRDELAELARAFNELAERLQTEEELDRRRVADIAHELRTPLQVLKGELEALADGMLDPDPETLERLVEEVDHLALLVGDLRLLSLAESGGLALEPVPYDLAELLAKSAEAFAASAEARGVALELDLEPAPARIDPARLRQVVFNLIDNALRHARTRVRLGCRLEDGRACLWVADDGPGIPEADRPRVFDRFYRADPARSRSSGGSGLGLAIVRAITEAHGGEATVESREGGGAVFRVCVPAAETG; encoded by the coding sequence GTGAAGCTGGCCTCGCGGCTGGTGCTGGCCTTCGCGCTGGTGGCCCTCTTCGCCAGCGGCATCACCGCCGCCCTGGTCTGGCAGGCCCAGCAGCAGCGGGTGCACCGCTTCCTCGACCGCGACCTGCCGCGGGCGATCGAGGGGCAGCACCCCCCGGCGAAGCCCCCGCGCTTCTTCGAAGAACAGCAGCGGCTCTTGCGCGAGCTGCGCGAGGCCAACCTGCGCGCGGCGCTGATCGCGCTCGTGGTGGCGCTGGGCGTGGGCGGCTGGCTGGCCTGGCGGATGACCCGCCCGGTCAGCGAACTGACCCGGGCCACGCGCCGCTACGCCGAGGGCGACCGCGACGCCCGCGCCCGGGTGCGCGGGCGCGACGAGCTGGCCGAGCTGGCCCGCGCCTTCAACGAGCTGGCCGAGCGCCTGCAGACCGAAGAGGAGCTGGACCGGCGGCGCGTCGCCGACATCGCCCACGAGCTGCGCACGCCGCTGCAGGTGCTCAAGGGCGAACTCGAGGCTCTGGCCGACGGCATGCTCGACCCCGACCCCGAGACCCTGGAACGCCTGGTGGAGGAGGTGGACCACCTGGCGCTGCTGGTCGGCGACCTGCGGCTGCTCTCGCTCGCCGAGTCGGGAGGGCTGGCGCTCGAGCCCGTGCCCTACGACCTGGCCGAGCTGTTGGCGAAGAGCGCCGAGGCCTTCGCCGCCAGCGCCGAGGCGCGGGGGGTCGCGCTCGAGCTCGACCTCGAACCCGCGCCCGCGCGGATCGACCCGGCGCGCCTGCGCCAGGTCGTCTTCAACCTGATCGACAACGCCCTGCGCCACGCCCGCACGCGGGTGCGCCTGGGCTGCCGCCTCGAAGACGGGCGCGCCTGCCTCTGGGTGGCCGACGACGGCCCGGGCATCCCCGAGGCGGACCGGCCGCGGGTCTTCGACCGCTTCTACCGGGCGGACCCCGCGCGTTCGCGCAGCTCCGGGGGTTCGGGGCTGGGGCTGGCGATCGTTCGCGCCATCACCGAGGCCCACGGGGGCGAGGCGACGGTGGAGAGCCGCGAGGGCGGCGGTGCGGTCTTCCGGGTCTGCGTTCCGGCGGCCGAGACGGGCTGA
- a CDS encoding M23 family metallopeptidase — translation MKTGLKPGWYVLIALVLYALVVTLAWRHDRAELHRLRAALAGAPAPEASGGGPERYALPLPGACLPEKPEHLPGYPRDYRKGANQGFIFVSGDACVPVVYGTGVVAVQRGRVLKAEQDFQELSAAEFDALIEAVAGGATPEQMDRLRGREVWIEHPDGRITVYAHLSGLRPDLAVGQLVERGEWIGYVGNSGTQAASRGSREGARLLLEVWQGNVDTGTYLGKGLDPRENKDKLLTLARALFAVP, via the coding sequence GTGAAGACGGGGCTCAAACCGGGCTGGTACGTGCTGATCGCGCTGGTGCTCTACGCGCTGGTCGTCACCCTCGCCTGGCGGCACGACCGGGCGGAGCTGCACCGGTTGCGCGCCGCCCTGGCGGGCGCCCCCGCCCCCGAGGCCAGCGGCGGCGGCCCCGAGCGTTACGCGCTGCCCCTGCCCGGGGCCTGCCTGCCCGAGAAGCCCGAACACCTGCCGGGCTACCCCCGCGACTACCGCAAGGGGGCGAACCAGGGGTTCATCTTCGTGAGCGGCGACGCCTGCGTCCCCGTCGTCTACGGCACCGGGGTCGTCGCCGTCCAGCGGGGCCGGGTGCTCAAGGCCGAGCAGGACTTCCAGGAGCTGAGCGCGGCCGAGTTCGACGCCCTCATCGAGGCGGTGGCCGGCGGCGCCACCCCCGAGCAGATGGACCGGCTGCGCGGTCGGGAGGTCTGGATCGAACACCCCGACGGCCGCATCACCGTCTACGCCCACCTCTCGGGGCTGCGCCCCGACCTGGCCGTGGGCCAGCTGGTCGAGCGGGGCGAATGGATCGGCTACGTGGGCAACAGCGGCACCCAGGCGGCCTCGCGCGGGAGCCGGGAGGGGGCGCGGCTTTTGCTCGAGGTCTGGCAGGGCAACGTGGACACCGGCACCTACCTGGGCAAGGGCCTCGACCCGCGCGAGAACAAGGACAAGCTGCTCACCCTGGCGCGCGCCCTGTTTGCGGTACCCTAG
- a CDS encoding Crp/Fnr family transcriptional regulator, translated as MATGDTMQLVHQALRENSLFARLDAADLERVVQMASVRELAEGEALFHEGDLVEHTHVVADGLLRVYQVGPKGSRQLVLHMAGPPESIGEIAVLSERQHYPVTAEAALPSRVVRVPREGILQLMEERPRFTRALLRSVAERQFELLLLLRRVAFFEVQSRLAQYLLEQHATLGPGFPLPTNPELAALLGTVPEIVSRTLSRFYKQGWIRLEDRRVWLENEVTLIAVAKG; from the coding sequence ATGGCAACAGGCGATACGATGCAGCTCGTGCATCAGGCCCTGCGGGAAAACTCGCTCTTCGCGCGCCTGGACGCCGCGGACCTGGAGCGCGTGGTGCAGATGGCGAGCGTGCGCGAGCTCGCCGAGGGCGAGGCCCTCTTCCACGAGGGCGACCTGGTGGAACACACCCACGTGGTCGCGGACGGGCTTTTGCGGGTCTACCAGGTGGGGCCCAAGGGCAGCCGCCAGCTGGTGCTGCACATGGCCGGCCCCCCCGAGAGCATCGGGGAGATCGCGGTCTTGAGCGAACGCCAGCACTACCCCGTCACCGCCGAGGCGGCGCTGCCCAGCCGGGTGGTGCGGGTGCCGCGCGAGGGCATCCTGCAGCTGATGGAGGAGCGCCCCCGCTTCACCCGGGCGCTGTTGCGCTCGGTGGCCGAGCGGCAGTTCGAGCTGCTGCTGCTCTTGCGCCGGGTGGCCTTCTTCGAGGTGCAGTCCCGGCTGGCCCAGTACCTGCTCGAACAGCACGCCACCCTGGGCCCGGGCTTCCCGCTGCCCACCAACCCCGAGCTGGCGGCCCTCCTGGGCACCGTGCCCGAGATCGTGAGCCGCACCCTGAGCCGCTTCTACAAGCAGGGCTGGATCCGGCTCGAGGACCGCCGGGTCTGGCTCGAGAACGAGGTCACCCTGATCGCGGTGGCCAAGGGCTAG
- the lspA gene encoding signal peptidase II yields the protein MPTVLIPLLLAADQISKLLALRFLDPIPDRLLPGLYLTLVQNTGVAFGLFKGNPTLLGGFSLLVGFVLLVYLARARSAPLFVFALSLVAAGALGNAVDRLGRGWVVDFLDIGPGLWPVFNLADSFVVVGVVLLLLPWGRARS from the coding sequence ATGCCCACCGTCCTGATCCCGCTCCTGCTGGCGGCCGACCAGATCAGCAAGCTGCTGGCGCTGCGCTTTTTGGATCCCATTCCCGACCGCCTGCTGCCCGGCCTCTACCTGACGCTGGTGCAGAACACCGGGGTGGCCTTCGGGCTCTTCAAGGGCAACCCCACGCTGCTGGGCGGGTTCAGCCTGCTCGTCGGCTTCGTGCTGCTCGTCTACCTGGCGCGCGCCCGCAGCGCGCCGCTCTTCGTCTTCGCGCTTTCGCTGGTCGCCGCCGGCGCGCTGGGCAACGCCGTCGACCGGCTGGGTCGCGGTTGGGTGGTGGACTTCCTCGACATCGGACCCGGCCTCTGGCCGGTCTTCAACCTCGCCGACAGCTTCGTGGTCGTGGGGGTCGTGCTGTTGCTGTTACCCTGGGGCCGGGCGCGGAGCTGA
- a CDS encoding AI-2E family transporter, producing MRDALRQVWANPYVRVAVLLLGLWALGWLLLRTAAVWVGFLIAYTLAYLADPLVSGLERRRVRRAFGVLLVYALFFVFLGLASVLLAEVVVQLSQLSERIPEVLRPINGWIEGLPALVRRWAETPEVQAVLVHTADALKALLQGFSATLVKGLGALLGQGGNLVAGLAALAGGLVQLLAVFVVTGYLMVDFPRVNAALLEALPRPWQPLAVELAGRLDRAVGGYIRGQLLVAALVGLAVGLGLALIGVPMAAALGFIAGVFNLVPYLGVVVSIVPALLLALTVAAWKVVGVLVVFLIANQLESHLFSPYILGRATALHPITVVLSILAGAGLFGLWGAMLAVPTVAFAKVLYTDYYLPSRCHEQGC from the coding sequence ATGCGGGACGCGCTGCGGCAGGTCTGGGCCAACCCCTACGTGCGGGTGGCCGTGCTGCTCTTGGGCCTTTGGGCCCTGGGCTGGCTGCTGCTGCGCACGGCCGCGGTGTGGGTAGGGTTCCTGATCGCCTACACCCTGGCCTACCTGGCCGATCCGCTGGTGAGCGGGCTCGAGCGCCGCAGGGTGCGGCGCGCCTTCGGGGTGCTGCTCGTCTACGCCCTCTTCTTCGTCTTCCTGGGGCTCGCGAGCGTGCTGCTCGCCGAGGTGGTGGTGCAGCTCTCGCAGCTCTCCGAGCGCATCCCCGAGGTGCTGCGCCCGATCAACGGCTGGATCGAGGGGCTGCCCGCGCTGGTGCGGCGCTGGGCCGAGACCCCCGAGGTGCAGGCCGTGCTGGTGCACACCGCCGACGCCCTCAAGGCGCTCTTGCAGGGCTTCTCGGCCACACTGGTGAAGGGGCTGGGGGCGCTGCTGGGTCAGGGGGGCAACCTCGTCGCCGGGCTGGCCGCACTGGCGGGCGGGCTGGTGCAGCTGCTGGCGGTCTTCGTGGTGACGGGCTACCTGATGGTCGACTTCCCGCGCGTCAACGCGGCGCTGCTGGAGGCGCTGCCGCGGCCCTGGCAGCCGCTGGCGGTCGAGCTCGCGGGCCGGCTCGACCGCGCCGTGGGCGGCTACATCCGCGGCCAGCTGCTCGTGGCCGCGCTGGTGGGCCTGGCCGTGGGCCTGGGGCTGGCCCTCATCGGCGTGCCCATGGCCGCGGCGCTCGGCTTCATCGCCGGGGTCTTCAACCTGGTGCCCTACCTGGGCGTCGTCGTCTCGATCGTGCCGGCGCTGCTGCTGGCGCTCACCGTGGCCGCCTGGAAGGTGGTGGGGGTGCTCGTCGTCTTCCTGATCGCCAACCAGCTCGAGTCCCACCTCTTCTCGCCCTACATCCTGGGCCGGGCCACGGCGCTGCACCCGATCACCGTCGTCCTCTCGATCCTCGCCGGCGCCGGCCTCTTCGGGCTCTGGGGGGCGATGCTCGCCGTGCCCACGGTCGCCTTCGCCAAGGTGCTCTACACCGACTACTACCTGCCGAGCCGGTGTCACGAACAGGGGTGTTAA
- a CDS encoding c-type cytochrome, with protein MDIVRVEVYLDDASEPLVVVTEPPFNVRLDPAEMGEGEHVLTVVTHYQGGAKDHHQYVFDVSHKNNVFAGHISQAPLRAPVEVELVDEVERENPKPPSPVLYGLLPVLLFLLVVVVSWYIAVRAESAAVDQPTNVQKIARSVAAAAPTAKAGAVDGAGLYGANCASCHGANGEGMGAVFPALAGNDALADADFVIRAVLNGVPGTAMPAFGGRFSDEEVAAVVSYVRTSWGNAYGAVDAAQVAALR; from the coding sequence ATGGATATTGTTCGCGTTGAAGTTTACCTGGACGACGCCAGCGAGCCGCTGGTCGTCGTGACCGAGCCGCCGTTCAACGTCCGGCTCGACCCGGCGGAGATGGGCGAGGGCGAGCACGTCCTCACCGTCGTCACCCACTACCAGGGCGGCGCCAAGGACCACCACCAGTACGTCTTCGACGTCAGCCACAAGAACAACGTCTTCGCCGGCCACATCAGCCAGGCGCCGCTGCGGGCGCCCGTCGAGGTCGAGCTCGTCGACGAGGTCGAGCGCGAGAACCCCAAGCCCCCCAGCCCGGTGCTCTACGGGCTGCTGCCGGTGCTGCTCTTCCTGCTCGTCGTCGTGGTCTCGTGGTACATCGCGGTGCGCGCCGAGAGCGCGGCCGTGGACCAGCCGACGAACGTGCAGAAGATCGCCCGCTCGGTGGCGGCCGCGGCGCCGACGGCCAAGGCGGGCGCGGTCGACGGGGCGGGCCTATACGGCGCGAACTGCGCGAGCTGCCACGGCGCGAACGGCGAGGGCATGGGGGCGGTCTTCCCGGCCCTCGCCGGCAACGACGCCCTGGCCGACGCCGACTTCGTGATCCGTGCGGTGCTGAACGGCGTCCCGGGTACGGCCATGCCGGCCTTCGGCGGCCGCTTCTCCGACGAGGAGGTGGCGGCGGTGGTCAGCTACGTGCGCACGAGCTGGGGCAACGCCTACGGGGCGGTCGACGCGGCGCAGGTGGCCGCGCTGCGATAG
- a CDS encoding long-chain fatty acid--CoA ligase — translation MQGTMMNFPLTLPHMLERAGKLFPKVEVVSRMPDKSLHRYTYADFYKRSKALAEALGKLGLKKGDRVGTLMWNHYAHLEAYFGVPIAGGVLHTLNLRLHPSDIAYIINHAGDRFLIVDDVLLKLVLAIREHIPGVEEIIVVPLTGQPVPEGFMDYEQFLDTAEGNFRYPELDENDPLGMCYTSGTTGRPKGVVYTHRSTILHSFGIALPDALSLSMHDVFTPVVPMFHVNAWGLPYAAVMTGTKQVHPGPYLDAENLLDLYERERVTATAGVPTIWLGILQALEKEPDRWKLVPGMRMVVGGSAAPESMIRAFDKFNLRVIHAWGMTETSPLGTVSLLKPHLLELDEDAQYAYRAKQGLPVPLVEVRAMTDDGEAPWDGKTMGELQVRGAWVASSYYNLPSETDKWTPDGWFRTGDVVTIDAEGYVKITDRTKDLIKSGGEWISSQDLENALMSHPAVAEAAVIAVPHPKWAERPLAAVVLREGEELTAEELREFLAPKFAKWWLPDAIVFVDEIPRTSTGKFMKAKLRERFKDWKWEE, via the coding sequence ATGCAAGGAACGATGATGAACTTTCCCCTGACGCTGCCCCACATGCTCGAGCGCGCCGGCAAGCTCTTCCCCAAGGTGGAAGTGGTCAGCCGCATGCCCGACAAGTCGCTGCACCGCTACACCTACGCCGACTTCTACAAGCGCAGCAAGGCGCTGGCCGAGGCGCTCGGGAAGCTGGGCCTCAAGAAGGGCGACCGCGTGGGCACGCTGATGTGGAACCACTACGCCCACCTGGAGGCCTACTTCGGCGTGCCCATCGCCGGCGGGGTGCTGCACACCCTCAACCTGCGCCTCCACCCCAGCGACATCGCCTACATCATCAACCACGCCGGCGACCGCTTCCTGATCGTCGACGACGTGCTCCTCAAGCTGGTGCTGGCCATCCGCGAGCACATCCCGGGCGTCGAGGAGATCATCGTGGTGCCGCTCACCGGCCAGCCGGTGCCCGAGGGGTTCATGGACTACGAGCAGTTCCTCGACACCGCCGAGGGGAACTTCCGCTACCCCGAGCTCGACGAGAACGACCCGTTGGGGATGTGCTACACCTCGGGGACGACGGGCCGGCCCAAGGGCGTGGTCTACACCCACCGCTCGACGATCCTGCACTCCTTCGGCATCGCCCTGCCCGACGCCCTCTCGCTCTCGATGCACGACGTCTTCACCCCGGTGGTGCCGATGTTCCACGTCAACGCCTGGGGGCTGCCCTACGCGGCGGTGATGACGGGCACCAAGCAGGTCCACCCCGGCCCCTACCTGGACGCCGAGAACCTGCTCGACCTCTACGAGCGCGAGCGCGTGACCGCGACCGCGGGCGTGCCCACGATCTGGCTGGGCATCCTGCAGGCGCTGGAGAAGGAGCCCGACCGCTGGAAGCTGGTGCCCGGGATGCGCATGGTCGTGGGCGGCTCGGCCGCGCCCGAGAGCATGATCCGCGCCTTCGACAAGTTCAACCTGCGGGTCATCCACGCCTGGGGCATGACCGAGACCAGCCCGCTGGGCACGGTGAGCCTGCTCAAGCCGCACCTGCTCGAGCTCGACGAAGACGCCCAGTACGCCTACCGCGCCAAGCAGGGGCTGCCGGTGCCGCTCGTCGAGGTGCGCGCCATGACCGACGACGGCGAGGCCCCCTGGGACGGCAAGACGATGGGCGAGCTGCAGGTGCGCGGCGCCTGGGTGGCCTCGAGCTACTACAACCTTCCCTCCGAGACCGACAAATGGACCCCCGACGGCTGGTTCCGCACCGGCGACGTGGTGACGATCGACGCCGAGGGCTACGTCAAGATCACCGACCGCACCAAGGACCTGATCAAGTCGGGCGGCGAGTGGATCAGCTCGCAGGACCTCGAGAACGCCCTGATGAGCCACCCGGCGGTGGCCGAGGCGGCGGTGATCGCCGTCCCCCACCCCAAGTGGGCCGAGCGCCCGCTGGCGGCGGTGGTGCTGCGCGAGGGCGAGGAGCTGACCGCGGAGGAGCTGCGCGAATTCCTGGCCCCCAAGTTCGCCAAGTGGTGGCTGCCCGACGCCATCGTCTTCGTCGACGAGATCCCGCGCACCAGTACCGGCAAGTTCATGAAGGCGAAGCTGCGCGAGCGGTTCAAGGATTGGAAGTGGGAAGAATAG
- a CDS encoding EVE domain-containing protein — protein sequence MPEPRFWIGVASRDHVRRGVGEGFAQLNHGKARALERMRAGDGLIYYSPVERFGEREPCQRFTAIGRVVGEVYRVDAGGGFRPYRSDVAFFAEAREVPIRPLLEALDFIHDARRWGYAFRFGHLEIGREDFERIARAMLGAPPAF from the coding sequence GTGCCGGAGCCTCGCTTCTGGATCGGGGTCGCCTCGCGCGACCACGTGCGGCGGGGCGTCGGGGAGGGCTTCGCCCAGCTGAACCACGGCAAGGCCCGGGCGCTCGAGCGCATGCGCGCAGGCGACGGCCTGATCTACTACTCGCCGGTGGAGCGCTTCGGAGAACGCGAACCCTGCCAGCGCTTCACGGCCATCGGGCGGGTGGTCGGCGAGGTCTACCGGGTCGACGCCGGCGGCGGTTTCCGGCCGTACCGCAGCGACGTGGCCTTCTTCGCGGAGGCCCGCGAGGTGCCCATCCGCCCGCTACTGGAGGCGCTTGACTTCATCCACGACGCGCGCCGCTGGGGCTACGCCTTCCGCTTCGGCCACCTGGAAATCGGCCGGGAAGACTTCGAGCGGATCGCCCGGGCCATGCTGGGCGCGCCGCCGGCGTTTTGA
- the trxB gene encoding thioredoxin-disulfide reductase: MDFKIGELGGSAQQDQTYDVVIIGGGPAGLTAGIYAGRGGLKTVILEKGLPGGQIAQTEEVENYPGFPEGISGPELANRMAEQARKFGAEVVMDEVQALEKTDEGFLVKAFERNYRARSVIIATGANPRKLGVPGEDKFYGRGVSTCATCDGFFYRDKDVVVVGGGDAAVEEGIFLTKFARKVTIIHRRDELRANKVAQERAFQNPKIEFLWSHVVTEVLGEDHVTGVRVKNLKTNEEYVYPTDGVFVFVGSVPNTDFLKGVVELRPDGYVAVTDEILTSVPGVFAAGDVADPIYKQLATSVGAGTRAAMTAEKWLMEQEQAEPASS; encoded by the coding sequence ATGGACTTCAAGATTGGCGAACTCGGCGGTTCGGCCCAGCAGGACCAGACCTACGACGTGGTCATCATCGGCGGCGGGCCCGCCGGCCTGACCGCGGGCATCTACGCGGGCCGCGGCGGCCTGAAGACCGTGATCCTCGAAAAGGGGCTACCCGGCGGCCAGATCGCCCAGACCGAAGAGGTGGAGAACTACCCCGGCTTCCCCGAGGGGATCTCGGGGCCGGAGCTGGCCAACCGCATGGCCGAACAGGCGCGCAAGTTCGGCGCCGAGGTGGTCATGGACGAGGTCCAGGCGCTCGAGAAGACCGACGAAGGCTTCCTGGTCAAGGCCTTCGAGCGCAACTACAGGGCGCGGAGCGTCATCATCGCCACCGGCGCCAACCCGCGCAAGCTGGGCGTACCCGGCGAGGACAAGTTCTACGGCCGCGGGGTCTCGACCTGCGCCACCTGCGACGGCTTCTTCTACCGCGACAAGGACGTGGTCGTGGTGGGCGGCGGCGACGCCGCGGTGGAGGAGGGGATCTTCCTCACCAAGTTCGCCCGCAAGGTGACGATCATCCACCGCCGCGACGAGCTGCGCGCCAACAAGGTGGCCCAGGAGCGCGCCTTCCAAAACCCCAAGATCGAGTTCCTCTGGAGCCACGTCGTCACCGAGGTGCTGGGCGAGGACCACGTGACCGGCGTCCGGGTGAAGAACCTCAAGACGAACGAGGAGTACGTCTACCCCACCGACGGCGTCTTCGTCTTCGTGGGCAGCGTGCCCAACACCGACTTCCTGAAGGGCGTCGTGGAGCTGCGCCCTGACGGCTACGTGGCCGTCACCGACGAGATCCTCACCTCGGTGCCGGGCGTCTTCGCCGCCGGCGACGTGGCCGACCCCATCTACAAGCAGCTCGCCACCAGCGTGGGCGCGGGCACGCGCGCGGCCATGACCGCCGAGAAGTGGCTGATGGAGCAGGAGCAGGCCGAACCCGCTTCGTCCTAG